The following coding sequences are from one Nicotiana tomentosiformis chromosome 3, ASM39032v3, whole genome shotgun sequence window:
- the LOC138907406 gene encoding uncharacterized protein, which produces MIPNNLPQKIEQLESQKKPNLEETEVVNLGSEKDVKETRINIHLEAEQKKKMIDLLRQYVDVFAWSYDDMPGLSVDIISHRLPTDPTRSPVKQKPRKFKPNLSLRIKEEVTKQI; this is translated from the coding sequence ATGATTCCAAACAATCTCCCACAAAAAATAGAACAGCTGGAAAGTCAGAAGAAGCCCAACCTCGAAGAAACGGAAGTGGTCAATCTTGGAAGCGAAAAAGATGTAAAAGAAACAAGAATCAACATTCACCTAGAAGCCGAGCAAAAAAAGAAAATGATTGATCTCCTCCGACAGTACGTCGACGTGttcgcatggtcctatgatgacatgcCAGGATTAAGCGTCGACATTATCTCGCATCGACTACCCACTGACCCTACCAGATCACCAGTCAAGCAGAAGCCCAGGAAGTTCAAACCTAATTTAAGTCTAAGGATAAAGGAAGAAGTGACCAAACAGATATAA